In Desulfobulbus oralis, one DNA window encodes the following:
- a CDS encoding GNAT family N-acetyltransferase: MSARFIWYASLTGGDFPARDYEHLLEQVPAATPFNGLAWLAGAEQALCHTQRLHVLTALVENRLVVCLPLISCRERIAGLQVTVIRHLGYPLTDRIVLVVHPQHEEVLGAAFQEIRKRLAFSHIQFSELCVLAGEAGGLKQWRRQVWFSEVRLSCRVPVHEVTDADRQEPSGSLRYKLRRARKRSVELPAEIRRIIPDAQTVHQVLHALSQVEQASWKGRQCVGIFSGEQRRCWMQTALAGMAANGCLRVVSMEHEGTCISYRLGFLDKGRLYDYNLAFLPEFAGLGSGRLLLDEWIRWGLDDGWQWVDASRVSLRDSSHQLHERCSMYVPHYRWTLYSRRPSGLLLGIGYKLWLRLKPWLNTQKTGSGDGAG, translated from the coding sequence TTATCTGGTATGCCAGTCTGACCGGTGGGGATTTTCCCGCACGCGACTATGAGCACCTGCTGGAGCAGGTACCTGCTGCTACACCCTTTAACGGTCTGGCCTGGCTGGCTGGTGCGGAGCAGGCGCTATGCCATACTCAGCGTTTACATGTGCTGACCGCTCTTGTTGAAAACAGGCTGGTGGTCTGTTTGCCACTAATTAGCTGTCGTGAGAGGATTGCCGGACTGCAGGTCACGGTTATCCGGCATCTGGGGTATCCGCTGACGGATCGCATCGTCCTGGTAGTGCATCCGCAGCATGAAGAGGTACTGGGAGCGGCTTTTCAGGAAATACGCAAGCGCCTTGCATTTAGTCATATTCAGTTCAGTGAACTCTGTGTCCTGGCTGGCGAGGCGGGTGGACTGAAGCAGTGGCGCAGGCAGGTCTGGTTTTCCGAAGTACGCCTGAGCTGCAGGGTGCCGGTGCATGAAGTTACCGATGCAGACCGGCAGGAACCATCCGGCAGTCTGCGCTACAAGCTGCGCAGGGCGCGAAAGCGAAGCGTCGAATTGCCCGCTGAAATCCGGCGTATCATTCCGGATGCCCAAACAGTGCATCAGGTGCTGCATGCCCTCAGCCAGGTTGAACAGGCAAGTTGGAAAGGTAGACAGTGTGTCGGTATTTTTTCGGGTGAGCAGCGCCGGTGCTGGATGCAAACGGCACTGGCCGGCATGGCGGCAAACGGCTGTTTAAGGGTAGTGTCCATGGAACACGAAGGCACTTGCATCAGTTACCGGTTGGGCTTCCTCGACAAGGGGCGGTTGTATGATTACAATTTGGCCTTTCTGCCGGAATTTGCCGGGTTAGGCAGCGGCCGCCTGCTACTGGATGAATGGATTCGCTGGGGACTGGATGACGGCTGGCAGTGGGTGGATGCATCAAGGGTTAGCCTGCGGGATTCCAGTCACCAGTTGCATGAACGTTGCAGTATGTATGTCCCGCATTATCGCTGGACCCTGTACAGCAGACGTCCAAGCGGACTCTTGTTGGGCATAGGGTACAAACTCTGGCTGCGACTGAAACCCTGGCTGAACACACAGAAAACGGGCAGCGGAGATGGAGCCGGATGA
- a CDS encoding carbohydrate deacetylase: MTDAATDKPCLVITNADDFGLSERENAAILAGFAEGVISSATLMANMPAFEQACQAARQRGLADRLGLHFNLSYGEPLSWSVRGVSALCNVRGQFDFSLPRYSLYLSGQISQAIRTELEAQWQACVEQGLRPTHIDSHQHVHNVLPIAAIVASFAAGHGVPVRLARNVGYNIHPGKAVFKYLLNRLIRRRSRTAIRYVCTPKDLLDGLRPQGVVEIICHPELCADGQAGDAYLPAGKTLHQVLDVAYPYRQLVSYGSWIYNPNATGGVERK, from the coding sequence ATGACGGATGCAGCAACGGACAAGCCCTGCCTTGTTATCACCAATGCTGACGATTTTGGCTTGTCTGAACGGGAAAATGCCGCCATTTTGGCTGGCTTTGCCGAAGGGGTGATCAGCTCCGCCACTCTGATGGCCAATATGCCCGCCTTTGAACAGGCCTGTCAGGCCGCCAGACAGCGGGGGCTTGCAGACAGGCTGGGCCTGCACTTCAACTTGAGCTACGGTGAGCCATTAAGTTGGTCGGTTAGAGGGGTGAGTGCGCTATGTAACGTGCGGGGACAGTTTGATTTCAGCCTGCCACGTTACAGCCTGTATCTGTCTGGACAAATCTCTCAAGCCATTCGTACGGAGCTTGAGGCGCAGTGGCAGGCTTGTGTGGAGCAGGGCCTGCGGCCAACACATATAGATTCGCACCAGCATGTACATAATGTGCTGCCCATAGCCGCAATCGTGGCCAGCTTTGCCGCCGGGCATGGTGTCCCGGTGCGGCTGGCGCGCAATGTGGGTTACAATATCCATCCGGGGAAAGCTGTGTTCAAGTATTTGCTCAACCGGCTTATCAGGCGACGGTCGCGAACAGCGATCAGATATGTTTGCACCCCCAAAGATTTGCTGGACGGCCTGCGTCCGCAGGGGGTGGTGGAAATCATTTGCCACCCTGAGTTGTGTGCAGACGGGCAAGCGGGTGATGCCTATCTGCCTGCCGGGAAAACCTTGCATCAGGTGCTGGATGTGGCCTATCCGTACAGACAACTGGTCAGCTACGGTTCTTGGATTTACAATCCAAACGCAACAGGAGGGGTTGAGAGAAAATAA
- a CDS encoding transposase — translation MSLGRRQAEQKSMWLIYDQLPQSRGHVFYERLQKLLHQKAFDAFLEKLCAPFYAEKLGRRSIPPGRYFRMLLIGYFEGIDSERGICWRCSDSLSLREFLGLGPTESVPDHSSLCHIRQRLPLEVHHEMFVFVLRILEQAKLLNGKYLGIDASTMEANAAMKSIVRRDTGEGYQKMLLRLAEESGIRTPTRAELIAFDRKRQGKTTANKDWQWSTDKDARIAKLKDGRTHMAYRPEHVVDLESGAVVSAVIHPADRGDTTTLATTLDDAQAKLCAVRDKEGAPGIDEPFALVADKGYHSRKVLKDLPDSCTSRISEPAHKGRLRWKGDMDARDAVYGNRKRIGSSTGKALLRARGERVERSFAHCLDRGGMRRVHLRGLANVEKRYIIHLAGFNLGILLRALFGFGTPKGWADAPAALLFARIGNLNLLILVIWLPNVADTPDCAMMVISRWHN, via the coding sequence ATGAGTCTTGGCCGGAGGCAGGCAGAGCAGAAGAGCATGTGGCTGATCTATGATCAGCTGCCCCAAAGTCGGGGGCATGTCTTTTACGAGCGGCTGCAGAAGCTCCTGCACCAGAAAGCATTTGACGCCTTCCTCGAAAAGCTCTGTGCGCCCTTCTACGCCGAAAAGCTCGGCCGCAGGTCCATCCCGCCTGGCCGTTATTTCCGCATGCTTTTGATCGGCTACTTCGAGGGCATCGATTCCGAGCGCGGCATCTGTTGGCGCTGTAGCGATTCCCTATCTCTGCGCGAATTCCTCGGGCTCGGCCCCACCGAATCCGTGCCCGACCATTCCTCCCTGTGCCACATCCGCCAGCGCCTGCCGCTGGAGGTGCACCACGAAATGTTTGTCTTTGTGCTGCGGATTTTGGAGCAAGCCAAGCTGCTGAACGGGAAATATCTGGGCATTGACGCTTCGACCATGGAGGCCAATGCCGCCATGAAGAGTATTGTCCGTCGGGACACGGGTGAGGGGTATCAAAAGATGCTTTTGCGCCTGGCCGAAGAGAGCGGCATCAGGACGCCGACCAGGGCGGAGTTGATCGCCTTTGACCGCAAGCGCCAGGGGAAAACGACTGCCAACAAGGACTGGCAATGGAGTACCGATAAGGATGCGCGCATAGCCAAACTCAAGGATGGCCGCACCCACATGGCGTACAGACCTGAGCATGTGGTTGATCTGGAATCCGGGGCGGTAGTTTCTGCGGTGATACACCCTGCGGATCGGGGCGACACTACAACACTTGCCACCACACTTGACGACGCCCAGGCCAAGTTGTGCGCGGTCAGGGACAAGGAAGGAGCGCCCGGCATTGATGAGCCCTTTGCTCTGGTGGCGGACAAGGGCTATCACAGCCGGAAGGTGCTGAAGGATTTGCCGGATTCTTGCACAAGCCGGATCAGTGAACCGGCGCACAAGGGGCGATTGCGCTGGAAAGGCGACATGGATGCCCGGGATGCGGTGTACGGGAACAGGAAGCGGATCGGTTCCAGTACGGGCAAGGCGCTTTTGCGGGCGCGGGGCGAGCGGGTGGAGCGCAGCTTTGCCCACTGCCTTGACCGGGGCGGCATGCGGCGGGTGCATCTTCGGGGTCTGGCCAATGTGGAAAAGCGCTACATTATTCATCTTGCCGGGTTCAATCTGGGCATACTGCTGCGGGCCTTGTTTGGCTTTGGCACGCCCAAAGGCTGGGCCGATGCCCCTGCGGCACTGCTTTTTGCCCGAATCGGCAACCTGAACCTGCTCATATTGGTCATTTGGCTGCCGAATGTGGCTGATACTCCGGATTGTGCCATGATGGTCATTTCGAGATGGCACAACTGA
- a CDS encoding ISL3 family transposase encodes MHHYALPEDFFNGLIRSGRSWSRARQGSSFTLLFEQAAMLLVREMPVLTTARLLAMNDKRLWRIVLHYVQAAMNRPDLSSLKAFSLDETKSRRGHRYVTVFIDLDRTDRPVVFAVAGKGRQTLDAFKKHLAAHGGKAEQVMEIVSDMSAAFIAGVKAHFPGRRHTVDWFHVVQLFTRAMDEGGRAEARETKLPGASRWATLKNADGPLTERQLQALAELMSMDMQTSKAWRIKEMLRWVRKATSMRGAGWRLSSFMHVALKLVGDIDLLKPVRKALKTVEQHREAILARWVSGYNNARIEALHGVFQAAKCRARGYRNDDTFICMIYLLAAPIHNLIKSTGFDEELE; translated from the coding sequence GTGCACCATTATGCCTTGCCTGAAGACTTTTTCAACGGGCTGATAAGGTCAGGCAGGTCCTGGTCCCGGGCGCGCCAAGGCAGCAGTTTCACCCTGCTCTTTGAGCAGGCCGCCATGCTCCTGGTCCGGGAAATGCCGGTCTTAACCACTGCCAGGCTTTTGGCAATGAATGACAAAAGACTCTGGCGCATCGTGCTGCATTATGTGCAGGCAGCCATGAACCGCCCGGATCTCAGCAGTCTGAAGGCATTCAGTCTCGATGAAACCAAATCCCGCAGGGGACATCGGTATGTCACCGTCTTTATTGACCTCGATCGGACCGACAGGCCGGTTGTTTTCGCGGTTGCCGGCAAAGGCAGACAGACCCTGGATGCATTCAAAAAACATCTGGCGGCACACGGTGGCAAGGCCGAACAGGTTATGGAGATCGTGTCCGATATGTCTGCCGCCTTCATTGCCGGGGTCAAAGCCCACTTTCCGGGCAGGAGACACACTGTTGACTGGTTTCATGTGGTGCAACTGTTCACCAGGGCGATGGATGAGGGCGGGCGTGCTGAAGCCAGGGAAACAAAGCTGCCCGGGGCCAGCCGATGGGCGACCCTGAAAAATGCCGACGGCCCATTAACGGAGCGGCAGCTCCAGGCCTTGGCGGAACTGATGAGCATGGATATGCAGACCTCGAAGGCATGGCGTATCAAGGAGATGCTCCGCTGGGTGCGCAAGGCGACTTCGATGCGAGGCGCAGGGTGGCGGTTGAGCAGTTTCATGCATGTTGCCTTGAAGCTGGTTGGGGATATCGACCTGCTCAAACCAGTGCGCAAGGCGCTGAAAACCGTAGAGCAGCATCGGGAAGCCATCCTGGCGCGCTGGGTATCAGGCTACAACAATGCCAGGATCGAAGCACTTCATGGCGTCTTTCAGGCAGCCAAATGCAGAGCAAGAGGCTATAGAAACGATGATACGTTCATCTGCATGATCTACCTGCTGGCTGCTCCGATACATAATTTAATCAAATCCACTGGATTCGACGAAGAGCTCGAATAA